In the genome of Persephonella sp. KM09-Lau-8, one region contains:
- the gspD gene encoding type II secretion system secretin GspD yields the protein MKSGKKIIAIFIAIFLIIHGNTPAAESNLQKILQQAEEFKKTDKVYFNFEKIDLKLLTYFISGLTGRNIVLGTDVKGEVSLIFPEPVSIDEAWNIYTSVLKARNYILIDKGNYYEVISAGYYRNNTPPLKTKPDDSEDLITYVYKFRHADVTQAANILRGLKSPRGLIFTYNPANIVVITDTQANVKNLKKVISMIDTTGGNTQIKVYKLQYADSSEVAPALNTLFSDYAKRGIQVRVYNIKSQNAVVIKAPADAFDKINSIISQLDKPTSNVISRRFDVIYLKNSKAEDVANVINKLLENIQLISYKSKQGGKKKKTVPISRYSQSSQEKPKVVADKSSNSLIVYGNENEIRAIKEIVSKLDRQKRQVLVTALITEVSQKALQEIGVRWQIFGSHGGAAFRGGISQEGFYNLLGSSNFVAGVLTTSGKNIEIAGNTLFFPDLLFLFSLLERGTGFNIVSSPKLLTMDNKEATINVSQVTPFAQSVKFDVNGNPIINYDYKEVGLILKVTPHISDDNIVMDIHQEVNEVIGFEKPQIGELSYVVPITSKRELDTTITVTNGKTIVLGGLVSKKTIKTMEGVPILSSIPIIGNAFKYRSEDMNKTNLFIFLTPYIIKTPEDLARITEEHKKLSEELMKKTQKKEKQEKSIDKKENTDTFEEYRRKYFGG from the coding sequence TCATATCAGGATTAACAGGAAGGAATATAGTTCTTGGAACAGATGTTAAAGGAGAGGTATCCTTAATTTTCCCTGAGCCTGTTTCCATAGATGAAGCATGGAATATATATACCTCTGTTCTCAAAGCAAGAAACTATATTCTTATAGACAAAGGAAATTATTATGAAGTCATATCTGCCGGATACTACAGAAATAACACACCACCTCTGAAAACAAAACCGGATGATTCAGAAGACCTTATAACCTATGTTTATAAATTCAGACATGCAGATGTTACGCAGGCAGCTAATATCCTGAGAGGTTTAAAATCTCCACGGGGATTAATATTTACATACAATCCTGCCAATATTGTGGTTATTACCGATACACAGGCAAATGTGAAAAATCTGAAAAAAGTTATCTCAATGATTGATACAACAGGTGGGAACACACAAATAAAAGTTTACAAACTCCAGTATGCAGATTCCTCAGAGGTAGCACCAGCCCTGAATACGTTATTTTCAGATTACGCAAAAAGGGGAATACAGGTAAGGGTATATAACATAAAATCCCAGAATGCTGTTGTGATAAAAGCACCGGCAGATGCTTTTGATAAGATAAACTCAATAATATCCCAGCTGGACAAACCGACCTCAAATGTAATCAGTAGAAGATTTGATGTGATTTATCTTAAAAACTCCAAGGCAGAAGATGTGGCAAACGTTATTAATAAACTACTTGAAAATATACAGCTTATTTCTTATAAATCAAAGCAAGGAGGAAAGAAGAAAAAAACAGTTCCAATCAGCAGGTACTCCCAGAGTTCACAGGAAAAACCCAAAGTTGTTGCAGATAAATCCTCAAACTCTTTAATAGTTTATGGAAATGAAAATGAAATTAGAGCCATAAAAGAGATAGTAAGCAAATTAGACAGGCAAAAAAGGCAGGTTCTTGTAACAGCTCTAATAACAGAAGTATCCCAGAAAGCACTGCAGGAGATAGGAGTCAGATGGCAGATATTTGGTTCTCATGGAGGAGCAGCATTTAGAGGAGGAATATCTCAGGAAGGATTTTATAACCTGCTTGGTTCCTCAAACTTTGTTGCTGGGGTGTTAACCACTTCAGGAAAAAATATAGAAATTGCAGGAAATACCCTGTTTTTCCCTGATTTATTATTCCTGTTTTCACTTCTTGAAAGAGGAACAGGATTTAATATCGTTTCTTCCCCAAAACTGCTAACAATGGATAACAAAGAAGCAACAATAAATGTTTCTCAGGTTACACCATTTGCCCAGAGTGTTAAATTTGATGTTAACGGGAATCCAATAATCAATTATGACTACAAAGAGGTAGGCCTGATACTGAAGGTCACTCCCCACATATCAGATGATAATATAGTAATGGACATACATCAGGAAGTTAATGAGGTAATAGGCTTTGAAAAACCACAGATAGGTGAGCTTAGCTATGTGGTTCCTATCACATCAAAAAGAGAGCTTGATACTACAATAACAGTAACAAATGGAAAAACAATAGTCTTAGGTGGACTTGTATCTAAAAAAACAATCAAAACAATGGAAGGTGTGCCCATTTTATCTTCCATTCCAATCATTGGAAATGCTTTCAAATACAGGTCTGAGGATATGAACAAAACAAATTTATTTATCTTCCTTACCCCTTATATAATCAAAACCCCTGAAGATTTAGCAAGAATTACAGAGGAACATAAAAAACTAAGCGAAGAACTGATGAAAAAAACACAAAAAAAGGAAAAACAGGAAAAAAGTATTGATAAAAAGGAAAATACAGATACCTTTGAAGAATACAGGAGAAAATACTTTGGAGGATAA